DNA from Desulfarculus baarsii DSM 2075:
TCCTCCCTGGCCATGACAACGGAAAGGTGACGATGCTAGAGATCCAACACATCAGCCAGCTTTGGCGACACCGGGCGCTGGTCTGGGCCCTGACCGGCCGCGAGCTCAAGGGCCGCTATCGCGGTTCGGTGCTGGGTTTCCTGTGGACATTCCTTAATCCCCTGCTGCTGCTATTGGTTTATTCCCTGGTTTTCAGCGTGTATTTCCGGGTGGAGATGGAGCACTATTCGGTGTTCATGTTCACGGGGCTGTTGCCGTGGATATTTTTCTCGCAGTCGCTGCTGGACGGCGCGGGCGCGGTGGTGGACGCCGGCAGCCTGGTGACCAAGGTGACATTCCCCATGCAGGTGCTGCCGGCAAACCGGGTGCTGGTCAATTTTGTCAATTTTTTGCTCAGCTTGCCGGTGCTGGTGGTTTTTCTTCTGGCCAGCGGCAAGGGCCTTAGCTGGCATTGGGCGCTGTTTCCGGCGGTGGCGCTGGCCCATCTGCTGTTTACGTTTTCGCTGGCCCTGGTCCTCTGCACGGCCTGCGTGTTTCTGCGCGACACCAGGCATATCCTGGGCAACCTGATCACGCTGTGGTTTTTCCTGACGCCCATACTCTATCCGCTCTCCAGCGTGCCGGCCCAGTTCCGCTGGCTGGCGCTGTTCAATCCCGCGACGAT
Protein-coding regions in this window:
- a CDS encoding ABC transporter permease, with the protein product MLEIQHISQLWRHRALVWALTGRELKGRYRGSVLGFLWTFLNPLLLLLVYSLVFSVYFRVEMEHYSVFMFTGLLPWIFFSQSLLDGAGAVVDAGSLVTKVTFPMQVLPANRVLVNFVNFLLSLPVLVVFLLASGKGLSWHWALFPAVALAHLLFTFSLALVLCTACVFLRDTRHILGNLITLWFFLTPILYPLSSVPAQFRWLALFNPATIFTMAYQDICFWGRQPRWDLLGLMVLISLVFLAVGIRIFEAYKEYFAEKI